The Chloroflexota bacterium genome contains a region encoding:
- the groES gene encoding co-chaperone GroES, with protein sequence MVESFKDIKPLADRVLVEPIEKEETTPSGIVLPETAKEKPQEGVVLAVGPGRLLDNGERAPMEVKVDDRVIYAKYAGTEIKRNDKKYLILSEKDILAVLK encoded by the coding sequence ATGGTGGAAAGCTTCAAAGACATCAAGCCTTTAGCCGATCGTGTGCTCGTAGAGCCAATCGAGAAGGAAGAAACCACTCCAAGCGGCATCGTCCTGCCCGAAACGGCGAAAGAAAAGCCGCAGGAGGGGGTTGTCCTGGCCGTTGGCCCTGGCCGTTTGCTCGATAATGGCGAGCGAGCGCCAATGGAAGTTAAGGTCGACGACAGGGTAATCTACGCGAAATATGCGGGCACCGAGATCAAGCGGAACGACAAAAAGTACCTTATTCTGAGCGAGAAAGACATACTCGCTGTACTGAAATAA
- a CDS encoding peptidylprolyl isomerase, whose product MKDTTLKYRALIATLLLIFSAACAKEATPTLPAPTSPSYPPANTPMAAATPTQAQGQMATPVSSAPAQPTDTPVLAIAAAAIVNEQLIPLQEYEAQIAMAINALSQQSAGSQTEEEKAALLLQLRHQILDALIDQALIEQAAAREGISISDEQVEAEIARLIGNDVAKFEEWLKENGMTRDSFKVQLRQQLLSAAFQEHVVGSQSPIVEQVHARHILLLSEAEALDVFLKLRAGESFAALAKQYSQDTSTKEIGGDLGFFPRGVMPTEIEAVAFGLNPGQTGIVKTSFGYHIVEVVEKDPARQVPDEMLATWQQKKFLQWLAEQRARAKIQYLVPIE is encoded by the coding sequence ATGAAAGATACCACCTTAAAATATCGTGCCTTAATTGCTACATTACTGCTTATCTTTTCAGCAGCCTGTGCAAAAGAGGCAACTCCTACTTTGCCGGCGCCAACCAGCCCTTCCTACCCGCCTGCCAATACGCCCATGGCTGCAGCAACGCCGACGCAAGCCCAGGGGCAGATGGCTACGCCGGTATCGAGTGCCCCTGCGCAACCAACGGATACGCCCGTCCTGGCTATCGCTGCAGCAGCCATCGTCAACGAGCAACTGATCCCCTTGCAGGAATACGAAGCGCAGATTGCTATGGCAATCAATGCCCTTAGCCAGCAAAGTGCGGGTTCCCAAACGGAGGAGGAAAAGGCAGCTTTGTTGCTTCAGCTCCGTCACCAGATACTGGATGCACTGATTGATCAAGCCTTGATCGAGCAAGCCGCGGCGCGTGAAGGCATCTCCATCTCTGACGAACAGGTAGAAGCTGAAATTGCGCGTTTGATTGGCAATGACGTGGCCAAATTCGAGGAATGGCTCAAAGAAAACGGGATGACCCGCGATAGCTTCAAAGTTCAGTTACGGCAGCAATTGCTGAGTGCCGCTTTTCAGGAACATGTGGTTGGCTCTCAGTCGCCTATCGTGGAACAGGTACATGCCCGCCATATTCTGCTGCTAAGCGAAGCAGAAGCGCTGGATGTGTTTCTTAAGCTGCGTGCTGGTGAAAGTTTTGCCGCTCTAGCCAAACAATACTCGCAGGATACCAGCACCAAAGAAATCGGTGGAGACCTGGGCTTTTTCCCACGGGGTGTCATGCCCACCGAGATCGAAGCGGTGGCTTTTGGGCTAAACCCTGGGCAGACTGGCATTGTGAAAACGAGCTTTGGCTACCACATTGTTGAGGTAGTGGAAAAAGACCCTGCACGCCAAGTCCCTGACGAGATGTTAGCCA